The Porites lutea chromosome 4, jaPorLute2.1, whole genome shotgun sequence genome contains a region encoding:
- the LOC140933596 gene encoding adenosine receptor A2a-like yields MAAVVGHFNLWNITSEQALQDAWLRLENVKPLSATSSVLSIVMAPIIMLGNVLVLLAVWKDPLKKLRSSPSNVILVSMALADLSVGLVVCPLTAYWGWVIFDKGTSPFDLSVIFAINAFFVNVSFGHMFLLTVDRLLAVVKPLQYRVIITNKRAVIASCICWIYFLAFGCSFLILRDYLALMAAVDTVQLLSILLSMLIMYTVIMFRFHRYSKSRINEPIYSQNNLTFILKRERRLFKAITIVICAFLICHMPAFIVQMLIYLCKPCHPHLALLMIFFGFSTCLTYANSGLNPILYSWRLPKYR; encoded by the coding sequence ATGGCGGCCGTCGTTGGTCATTTCAACCTCTGGAACATTACAAGCGAGCAGGCTTTACAAGATGCATGGCTGCGCCTAGAAAATGTAAAACCTCTCTCAGCTACCAGTTCTGTTCTCTCGATAGTCATGGCGCCTATAATAATGCTTGGCAATGTTCTTGTCTTGTTAGCAGTTTGGAAAGATCCGCTTAAGAAACTTCGATCATCACCATCAAACGTCATTCTGGTGTCTATGGCTCTCGCTGATCTGTCCGTCGGCTTGGTGGTTTGTCCACTCACGGCATATTGGGGCTGGGTAATATTTGACAAAGGAACATCGCCTTTTGATCTCTCAGTTATCTTCGCAATCAACGCGTTTTTTGTGAATGTCAGCTTTGGCCACATGTTCCTGTTGACAGTAGATAGACTTTTGGCCGTGGTCAAACCGCTCCAGTATCGTGTTATAATTACAAATAAACGAGCAGTCATTGCAAGTTGTATTTGCTGGATCTATTTTTTAGCATTCGGATGTTCATTTCTGATACTGAGGGATTACTTGGCCTTAATGGCAGCTGTCGACACCGTGCAACTTCTTTCCATCCTTTTAAGCATGCTCATTATGTACACTGTGATCATGTTTCGTTTCCACAGATATTCCAAATCAAGGATAAATGAACCTATTTATTCCCAAAACAATCTTACCTTCATTCTAAAGAGAGAAAGAAGGCTCTTCAAAGCAATCACCATCGTCATCTGTGCATTTCTTATTTGCCACATGCCCGCGTTTATAGTTCAGATGTTGATATATTTATGCAAACCATGCCACCCTCATTTGGCCTTGCTTATGATATTCTTTGGATTTTCAACCTGTTTAACGTACGCAAACTCGGGCTTAAATCCAATTCTATATTCATGGCGGCTTCCAAAATACAGATAA
- the LOC140934334 gene encoding adenosine receptor A1-like: MAAIVGHYNFWNLTSEKALRDAWLHLENVNSLSLTSFVLSIVMAPIIVLGNALVLLAVWKDPLKKLRSSPSNFILVSMAVADLSVGLIVCPITAYWGWVIFDKGTSVFELSVIFAINVFSVNVSFGHMFLLTVDRLLAVVKPLQYRVIITNKRAVIASCICWIYFLAFGCSFLMLRDYFAIMGAVDNVHLFSILVSMLIMYSVIMIRFHRYSKTRLNEPIHSRNSLLLIVKRERNLFKAITIVICAFLICYLPSFIGLILIYLCKPCHFHLASLMTFFGFSTCLTHLNSGLNPILYSWRLPKYRETFQYFWKKKAWMLTGQKNKNISENVYNTKL; the protein is encoded by the coding sequence ATGGCCGCCATCGTTGGTCATTACAACTTTTGGAACTTAACAAGTGAGAAAGCTTTGCGAGATGCATGGCTGCATCTTGAAAATGTAAATTCTCTGTCGCTTACCAGTTTTGTTCTGTCGATAGTCATGGCGCCCATAATAGTGCTTGGCAATGCGCTGGTCTTGTTAGCAGTTTGGAAAGATCCGCTTAAAAAACTTCGATCTTCACCATCTAATTTTATTCTGGTGTCCATGGCTGTCGCTGATCTGTCAGTTGGGCTAATTGTTTGTCCAATCACGGCGTATTGGGGCTGGGTAATATTTGACAAAGGAACGTCCGTCTTTGAACTCTCCGTTATTTTCGCAATCAACGTGTTTTCTGTGAATGTTAGCTTTGGCCACATGTTCCTGTTAACAGTGGATAGACTTTTGGCCGTGGTTAAACCGCTCCAGTATCGTGttataataacaaataaacggGCAGTCATTGCAAGTTGTATTTGCTGGATCTATTTTTTGGCATTTGGATGTTCGTTTCTGATGCTGAGGGATTATTTTGCCATAATGGGAGCCGTCGACAATGTGCACCTTTTCTCTATCCTTGTGAGTATGCTTATTATGTACTCTGTGATCATGATTCGTTTTCACAGATATTCAAAGACAAGATTAAATGAGCCAATTCATTCCCGAAACAGTCTACTCCTCATCGTCAAGAGAGAAAGAAATCTCTTCAAAGCAATTACCATAGTCATCTGTGCATTTCTTATTTGCTACTTGCCCTCGTTTATAGGGCTGATTTTGATATATTTATGCAAACCATGCCACTTTCATTTGGCTTCGCTTATGACCTTCTTTGGATTTTCAACCTGTTTAACGCACTTAAACTCGGGCTTGAATCCGATTCTATATTCGTGGCGGCTTCCAAAATACAGAGAAACATTCCagtatttttggaaaaagaaagctTGGATGTTGACTGGTCAGAAAAATAAGAACATCAGTGAAAACGTTTATAATACAAAACTCTAG